The window TAGACCTGATAGCCGTCCTGCAGGGCCGCCGAGTCTACCTTGGCGCTCATGCGCGACGCGTAGACCAGGCGCCTGGGGTCGAAGGAGAAGCGCTCGGCCAGCGCCTCGATCTCGGCAGGTGTCCTGCGGGACGTGCGCCCCTTGCCTCCCGCGATGAACAGCCCGGCATCGGCCTCGACCCCGCGCAACCCCTCCTTCAGGGCGGCGCAGACGACGGTGGTCAGGCCCGAGGAGTGCCAGTCGAACCCCAGCAGGCAGCCCAGGGCCTGGAACCAGAAGGGGTCCGAGAGTCGGCGCAGGACCTCCTGCGGCCCGAACTCCTCGGCCAGGACCAGCAGGAGGTAGCGCGACAGGTGCACCATGCGCTGGAAGAGCCAGGGCGGGGCCGTTCCGCCGTGCAGCGGCAGGTGGGCGATGCCTGTCCTGGGCACCTGGTCTCCCTCCGCCACCATTGTAGTCCCTCATGAAGGCGGGGGAGGCCTGTCCGTGGCGCGCCTCAGCCTTGCAGGCGGGCCACCAGCACTATCTGGAGCCTCATCTCGTCCTCCACCGTCACGAACCCGGCGATGTTGGGCGGGGAGAGGCCGAAGTCCGAAAGCTTGAAGGTAGCATGAGCTACGCCTGTCAAGGTGCCTCCGCCATAGCGGGCACGGGCGTCGAAGGTCATGGGCCGCGAGGTGCCGCGGATGGTCATGGTCCCCGACAGCCGCAGGGCTACCTCCTCCCCCTCGCGATAGTCAGGAGGAAAGCCATCGACCCGTTCCAGGACGAACTCGGCATAAGGGAAGCGGTCGGCCTGCAGGGTGTTGTTACGGACGTAGTTGTCGCGGCGGGTCTCGTCGCTGCGCAGCGTTCGCAGGTCTACCCTCAGCACTGACGGCGGCGAGGATGCCAGCCCCTGCCTGGTCAGGTAGATATCGCCGCTGATGGCGTTCGTGCGGCCCACCGCCTCGGACGTCACTGGCAGGGAGGCCAGCTTCTCGCGGGCGATGTAGCTGGCCTCCGACTGCTCCGGCACCACCACGAAGTGCAGCAGGTCGCTAGTGGGCGTTACGGCGGCGGTGTCCGTGGGCAGGGACGGGGCCTCCGTTACCAGCTCCACCGGGTCGCTCCGGGACAGGAAGAAGGCGACGCCCGCCGCGGCAGCCGCGATGGCCAGCAGCGTCGCCGCTCCTACGGCCAGCGCCAATCGTCTCATGTCGGACCCCTCGTGCTGGTCTCGCTCCATTATGGAGCGGGGGCAGGAGCCCCCGAAAGGCCTGCCCCCGCTCCGGGAAGGGGGACCTACCGCGTCAGGCCGTCGTGCCGGTGCCCTGGGCCTGCCCTTGGCTGCCGGAGGGCATGGGACACGGCTTGCCGTGCGCGTTCACGATGGCATCGATGTTGTTCTGGATGGACTGCTTGAGCCCGTCAGCCTGCTGCTGGGTCAGGCGGCCCTGCTGGACCAGCTGCGCCAGTTGCTGGTCTACCTGGGACAGCAGCCTCGACTTGAAGTCGTCGGTGCTGATCCCTTTCTCCTGGGCTATCTGCGCGAGGCTCTTGCCCTGGCGCAGTTGGGCCGTCAGGTCGTCGCTGCTCATGCCCAGCACCTGGGCGGCCGACTGGAGCACCACGCCGTGGGCGGCCTTCACCCCCCATCGCCCGCCGCGCCGGCCCCAGGGGAAGCCGGGCTCTGCCTGGGAGATGCGATCGCGCAGCCGCTGGGCCTGGTCCTGGGTAAGTCTCCCCTCCTGCACTGCCTGGTCTATGGTCTCGTTGGCGGCATCGCGCATGGCCTGGACCAGCTGGTCGCGGCCGATGCCGAGCTTCTGGGCCAGCCGGTCCAGGAAGGCGCTGGCGAAGCTGAAGCCGCTGCCCCCGCTGCCGTCCTGGGCCGAGGCCACCGTCATCGCCCCCAGGGAGCCCAGGAGCACCGCTGCGGCCAGGGCGGCACCTATCAGCCATCGTTTCATGGCGTCACCTCCTTTCGCGCTGGGTCTCCACTGCCCAGGCTAAGGCGACGCCATTAGAAGGCCATTAAGCGGTTGCTAGACTTCTCTAATGGATGAGGGCCGGGGTCTAGCGGACACGATACCCCATCTGGGCCAGGTAGGGTATGACCTCTTCCGAGTCGGCGAAGGCGCCGGCCGGCGTGTCCACCAGCCACACGTGCAGCATCTCTCCAGTCACCACGTGCACCGAACCCGTCGGGCAGCGGTCGGGGCTATCGGCCAGGC of the Dehalococcoidia bacterium genome contains:
- a CDS encoding YceI family protein, with translation MRRLALAVGAATLLAIAAAAAGVAFFLSRSDPVELVTEAPSLPTDTAAVTPTSDLLHFVVVPEQSEASYIAREKLASLPVTSEAVGRTNAISGDIYLTRQGLASSPPSVLRVDLRTLRSDETRRDNYVRNNTLQADRFPYAEFVLERVDGFPPDYREGEEVALRLSGTMTIRGTSRPMTFDARARYGGGTLTGVAHATFKLSDFGLSPPNIAGFVTVEDEMRLQIVLVARLQG